The following proteins are encoded in a genomic region of Corylus avellana chromosome ca4, CavTom2PMs-1.0:
- the LOC132179342 gene encoding uncharacterized protein LOC132179342, with protein sequence MVSFSLSPLSHSLSQFSSANFTVCEKPTYRPKKIQIGCGSGSSSSSSSSSLPRRRVLHRSLPLAASVIVLLSSNPANAGFLSGSPGIESVPGPKLPEIDFLNRFNEENQKKYAENDSRFKSSPLLKEYLEKSKSNKEKNRQETQDKYCLRGAEWGVGDCSAEGMSPMDREKFILMLKQKVGVKE encoded by the exons ATGGTTTCCTTTtcactctctcctctctcccactctctctctcaattttcttcCGCCAACTTCACCGTCTGTGAGAAACCCACTTACCGTCCAAAGAAGATCCAAATTGGGTGCGGTTctggttcttcttcttcttcttcctcatcttcGTTACCACGCCGCCGAGTTCTTCACAGGTCTCTCCCTCTGGCTGCTTCAGTTATTGTTCTTCTCTCGTCAAATCCAG CCAATGCTGGATTTCTGTCAGGATCCCCTGGAATAGAATCAGTACCTGGTCCTAAGTTGCCTGAAATTGACTTTCTCAATCGCTTCAACG AAGAAAACCAGAAGAAGTACGCGGAAAATGATTCAAGATTCAAATCATCTCCCCTGCTCAAAGAATACTTAGAGAAATCCAAGTCGAACaaagaaaa GAACCGTCAAGAAACACAGGACAAGTACTGCTTACGTGGGGCAGAATGGGGTGTGGGAGATTGTTCAGCAGAGGGAATGTCACCTATGGACAGAGAGAAGTTCATTTTGATGTTGAAGCAGAAGGTTGGAGTGAAAGAATGA
- the LOC132178899 gene encoding nodulin-related protein 1-like yields MDQFLHSDSHNKPTSHPQKHHQPSNSELLASAKLLAEAAQSSMQHETDKVDKGRAAGAAADLLDAASHYGKLEEKSFGKYVEKAETYLHQYHSSHSSTTTTTHGSGHSATTTTTHSSATTTAHSAPHSDGGSTGDANSGSGYGEYFKMAEGFLKKY; encoded by the coding sequence ATGGATCAGTTTCTTCATTCAGATTCTCACAACAAACCCACCTCCCACCCTCAGAAGCACCACCAACCGTCCAACAGTGAGCTCCTCGCCAGCGCCAAGTTGTTGGCTGAGGCAGCCCAGTCATCGATGCAACATGAAACCGACAAAGTTGACAAGGGCAGGGCGGCCGGTGCCGCTGCCGATCTCCTCGATGCTGCCTCTCACTATGGAAAGCTGGAAGAAAAGAGCTTCGGCAAATACGTAGAAAAGGCCGAGACTTATCTCCACCAGTACCACTCATCCCattcctccaccaccaccaccacccatgGTTCTGGCCACTcagccaccaccaccaccacacacTCATCCGCCACCACCACCGCACACTCAGCACCACACTCAGATGGTGGTAGTACTGGTGATGCCAATTCCGGAAGTGGGTACGGGGAATACTTTAAGATGGCTGAAGGTTTCTTGAAGAAATATTGA
- the LOC132179797 gene encoding UDP-glycosyltransferase 708G1-like — MSSSEALHLHVALLPSAGMGHLTPFLRLAALLVQHHCHVTLVTTHPTVSLAESHFVSRFLSAFPQVSEVQFHLLPLDLSSPKSTDPFFLGFEAMRRSAHPLSPLLASLSPPLHALVFDVTLISSVIPITEALHIPSYILFTSSARMLSFFSYFPTFASNATDDSAQIPGLTPIPRSSIPPLLLISDNLFANIFKEDSPKVPKLNGIVINSFEGLEAESLEALNGGKVIEGFPSLFAVGPFAACEFERGECGDQLKWLDEQPNGSVVYVSFGSRTAMSRDQTREIGNGLIKSGCRFLWVVKDKKVDKEEEEGLDEIVGRELMGRMKGMGLVVKNWVDQGEILRHRAVGGFVSHCGWNSVVEAAWHGVPILGWPQHGDQKINAEVVEMSGLGMWVRSWGWAEQVVVKGEEIGDRIREMMGSELLRRKAAGVKEEARKAVGDGGSCGINLTRLFQEWKMRNMNI, encoded by the coding sequence ATGTCGAGTTCGGAAGCCCTTCATCTTCATGTAGCTCTCCTCCCTAGCGCTGGCATGGGCCATCTCACACCCTTCCTTAGACTTGCTGCACTGCTCGTGCAGCACCACTGCCATGTCACCCTCGTCACCACCCACCCCACCGTCTCACTCGCCGAGTCTCACTTCGTCTCCCGCTTCCTCTCTGCTTTCCCTCAAGTCTCCGAGGTGCAATTCCACCTCCTCCCTTTGGACCTTTCCTCACCCAAATCTACCGACCCCTTCTTTCTCGGATTTGAAGCAATGCGTCGCTCGGCTCACCCGCTTTCTCCTCTCCTCGCCTCACTTTCTCCACCTCTCCATGCTCTCGTCTTTGATGTGACTTTGATTTCCTCCGTCATTCCAATTACTGAAGCCTTACATATCCCTAGCTACATCCTCTTCACATCATCAGCCAGGATGTTGTCTTTCTTTTCATACTTCCCCACCTTTGCATCCAATGCTACCGACGATTCAGCTCAAATTCCAGGCCTTACACCAATACCCAGATCCTCAATCCCTCCCCTGCTTCTTATCTCAGATAATCTCTTTGCTAACATATTCAAGGAAGACAGTCCTAAAGTTCCAAAATTAAATGGGATTGTAATCAATTCGTTTGAAGGGCTTGAAGCAGAGTCACTAGAGGCTCTTAATGGCGGAAAAGTAATTGAGGGGTTTCCATCTTTATTTGCCGTCGGACCTTTCGCGGCATGTGAGTTTGAGAGAGGAGAGTGCGGCGATCAATTGAAGTGGCTCGATGAGCAACCGAATGGGTCGGTGGTGTATGTTAGCTTTGGTAGTCGGACAGCCATGTCGAGGGATCAAACAAGAGAGATAGGGAATGGGTTGATCAAAAGTGGGTGTAGATTTTTGTGGGTGGTGAAGGACAAGAAAGTTGacaaggaggaagaagagggcTTGGACGAGATAGTGGGGCGTGAGCTGATGGGGCGTATGAAGGGGATGGGATTGGTGGTGAAGAATTGGGTGGACCAAGGAGAGATACTGCGTCACAGAGCTGTGGGGGGGTTTGTGAGCCATTGCGGATGGAACTCGGTGGTTGAGGCTGCTTGGCATGGTGTGCCGATTTTAGGGTGGCCCCAACATGGGGATCAGAAGATTAATGCGGAGGTGGTGGAGATGAGTGGGCTTGGGATGTGGGTGAGGAGTTGGGGATGGGCAGAGCAGGTTGTTGTAAAGGGGGAAGAGATTGGAGACAGAATTAGAGAGATGATGGGGAGTGAATTGTTGAGGAGGAAAGCTGCAGGGGTTAAAGAAGAGGCAAGGAAAGCTGTTGGAGATGGTGGAAGTTGTGGGATAAATCTTACGAGACTTTTTCAAGAGTGGAAGATGAGGAATATGAACATTTGA
- the LOC132178423 gene encoding uncharacterized protein LOC132178423, which yields MSEDSMNDIDMYDIDDDDNWVDDIDEDDIDMGEWGPDNPNYIYQHWYDTLEQSYDLTIDPDADVGDVSDDDGMDGDGTADVMTDLALYEMELKIMGLQLELHELKSRLKGKQKRGVPQRTSRLTGAMWVHWVLHNPNQNTCYERFRMWPATYIALCNTLEQNGLLRNTRTAQVTEQLAAFCLVMSQCWSARSVADRLQRSTFFVSVYVRKSARALCQLGKSILQPNPVPLPHPNVANNAMYYPWFADCIGAIDGIQIDARVSSKKHIHYRGRKCTTTQNVMCVVDLDLCFTYVYAGWEGSTHDARIFTMCVNDSRLKFPTPVGDAYYLVDSGYGLYRGFLTPFRRERYHLQEWQDGGLPINQREGFNRRHASLRSVVERAFGVLKNRFPIMRKMPPYPIRYQRLFVIACCTIHNFIRKHSGVEDKLFKEALKGMNPWVDVIVLQPGTVVPYISSGLRPNQSSDSTRYMGKIRDVMARHMWEHGTFE from the exons ATGAgtgaggattccatgaatgacATAGACATGTATGACATAGACGATGATGACAATTGGGTGGATGACATAGACGAGGATGACATAGACATGGGTGAGTGGGGACCTGACAATCCAAATTACATTTACCAACATTGGTACGATACACTGGAACAGTCTTATGATCTTACCATCGATCCAGATGCCGATGTGGGTGACGTAAGCGATGATGATGGCATGGATGGTGATGGCACGGCTGATGTAATGACTGATTTGGCCCTTTATGAGATGGAGCTAAAAATCATGGGATTGCAACTAGAATTGCATGAATTGAAATCTAGATTAAAAGGTAAGCAAAAGAGAGGTGTACCTCAAAGGACTTCTCGTCTCACAGGAGCGATGTGGGTACATTGGGTGTTGCACAATCCTAACCAGAATACATGCTATGAGCGATTTAGAATGTGGCCAGCCACTTACATTGCTCTTTGTAACACATTAGAACAAAATGGGCTTTTACGCAACACTCGAACTGCTCAAGTAACAGAACAACTGGCTGCATTTTGTTTGGTCATGTCACAATGTTGGTCGGCACGATCCGTCGCTGACAGGTTACAACGATCAACATTCTTCGTAAGCGTTTATGTTAGAAAATCGGCAAGAGCACTTTGTCAATTGGGGAAATCAATTTTACAACCCAATCCTGTTCCGCTACCACATCCCAATGTCGCCAATAACGCTATGTACTACCCATGGTTTGCG GATTGTATTGGagcaattgatggaatacaaaTAGATGCACGTGTATCAAGTAAAAAGCATATTCACTACCGAGGTAGGAAGTGCACTACAACTCAAAATGTCATGTGCGTTGTGGATCTGGATCTTTGCTTCACATATGTTTATGCTGGATGGGAAGGGAGCACGCATGACGCACGTATTTTCACAATGTGCGTTAACGATTCGAGGTTAAAATTTCCGACTCCAGTAGGAG ATGCCTACTACTTGGTGGACTCGGGTTACGGTTTATATCGAGGATTCCTGACACCTTTTAGAAGGGAACGATACCATCTTCAAGAATGGCAAGACGGGGGTTTACCAATTAATCAAAGGGAGGGATTTAATCGTAGACACGCGTCGCTGAGGTCAGTTGTGGAACGCGCATTCGGAGTGTTGAAGAACCGTTTTCCTATCATGAGGAAAATGCCTCCATACCCAATCCGGTATCAGCGATTGTTTGTAATCGCTTGTTGTACAATCCACAACTTTATTCGAAAGCATTCTGGAGTTGAAGACAAATTATTTAAGGAAGCTCTAAAGGGTATGAACCCGTGGGTTGATGTTATTGTGCTGCAGCCAGGGACAGTAGTCCCATATATATCAAGTGGGTTACGGCCAAATCAATCAAGCGACAGCACGAGATATATGGGAAAAATTCGAGATGTAATGGCCCGTCATATGTGGGAACATGGCACTTTCGAATAG
- the LOC132178808 gene encoding uncharacterized protein LOC132178808, with protein MDMEIDTRKEELQIKDDDLFRAAESGDASTFKSLSQEQLSRALSLRNEDSRSLLHVAASSAQSEVLKVLSAIDESKSVINSADEEGWVPLHSAASIGNSEIVEILLSRGADVNLKNSGGRTALHYAASKGWLKIAEILISQGAKINLKDKVGCTPLHRAASTGNSELCEFLIEEGAEVDAVDKAGQTCLMNAVICHNKEIALLLVRHGADVDVEDKEGYTVLGRASDDFRPLLVDAAKAMLEG; from the exons ATGGACATGGAGATCGATACCCGGAAAGAAGAACTTCAGATCAAAGACGATGACCTCTTCAGAGCCGCGGAATCCGGAGACGCCTCgactttcaaatctctctctcaGGAGCAGCTCTCCAGAGCTCTCTCTCTGAGGAACGAGGACAGCCGGTCCCTCCTCCACGTGGCCGCATCTTCTGCTCAATCCGAG GTGTTAAAGGTATTGTCGGCAATTGACGAATCAAAAAGTGTGATAAACAGTGCAGATGAAGAAGGGTGGGTGCCTCTTCATTCGGCAGCTAGCATTGGGAATTCAGAAATagtagaaattttattaagCAGAG GAGCTgatgtcaatttgaaaaatagcgGTGGTCGCACTGCTCTTCACTATGCCGCCAGTAAGGGGTGGCTGAAGATTGCTGAAATTCTAATCTCGCAAGGGGCAAAGATTAATCTGAAGGACAAG GTTGGTTGCACCCCATTGCATCGGGCAGCTAGCACGGGCAACTCAGAATTGTGTGAATTTTTAATTGAGGAAGGAGCAGAGGTTGATGCTGTTGATAAAGCTGGTCAGACTTGTCTTATGAATGCAGTTATTTGCCATAACAAAGAG ATAGCTCTCCTTTTAGTAAGGCATGGAGCAGATGTAGATGTGGAAGACAAGGAAGGATACACTGTGCTTGGTCGAGCTTCAGATGATTTTAGACCATTGCTAGTTGATGCTGCTAAGGCCATGCTAGAAGGATGA